From Lolium perenne isolate Kyuss_39 chromosome 5, Kyuss_2.0, whole genome shotgun sequence, a single genomic window includes:
- the LOC127302726 gene encoding uncharacterized protein has translation MSPAAGGASPARPAAGSFAPAPAPTAAAIGAPPRPQENLRDPAAQAEGPDPGNAAARKTAWNVPPPPPAPAGGGIIGGEESWPALVDAAPGRAGPNSASSDSLRSLSDGSAPSAPEDLIAPSVPLQPVSNPISTSPSPSPASTSPPPPSAPTTAPSLQNGSPSQPDLVSGHSGHGGNNELVSGGNESSRGRSTGNNSSDENSSSGGDGNWNDGGLGGGSNLNSSVHSGGINLNSSVHSGGSSLSSSVHSGGMGGSGIDSSRRVLGSNNWNGGGRGGGGSNNDNGNGSGDWGNRNSGGRGGGRWNNNGRNDSGSSNGFGGRGGRNRRDHDRGGNFSPRNYSRAMPVQQQQQQTGFYQPGAFQRPPPPPPATHFMMPPPYGSYVPPFGYPGDVQAFPYYLTPVEQQFQNMHLVQQSMQPFGVQQDQQSLQNDIRHQIEHYFSTDNLCHDTYLRERMDDQGWVPIDLIASFPRCSRFTMLGVDTNYILDSLRGSELLELQGNNIRRRNDWAAWLLRRGPPPSN, from the exons ATGTCGCCGGCCGCTGGAGGTGCCTCGCCCGCGCGACCCGCGGCGGGCAGCTTCGCCCCCGCGCCggcgccgacggcggcggcgatcGGCGCGCCGCCCCGGCCGCAGGAGAATCTCCGCGATCCGGCCGCGCAGGCGGAGGGCCCCGATCCCGGCAATGCGGCGGCGAGGAAGACGGCGTGGaacgtgccgccgccgccgccggcccccgCTGGCGGCGGCATCATCGGCGGCGAGGAGTCGTGGCCGGCGCTCGTGGACGCGGCGCCGGGGCGCGCGGGGCCCAACTCGGCCTCCTCCGACTCCCTCAGGTCCCTCTCCGATGGCTCCGCCCCCTCCGCGCCG GAGGATTTGATTGCGCCGTCCGTGCCATTGCAGCCGGTTTCTAATCCGATCTCCACTTCCCCGAGCCCGAGCCCTGCGTCTACTTCCCCTCCTCCTCCCAGCGCTCCCACCACGGCCCCATCGCTACAGAACGGTAGCCCAAGCCAGCCAGATTTAGTTAGTGGTCACAGTGGCCATGGCGGTAACAATGAACTGGTCAGCGGTGGCAATGAGAGCAGCCGCGGTCGCAGCACCGGTAACAATAGTAGTGATGAGAACAGCAGTAGTGGTGGCGATGGTAACTGGAACGATGGGGGCCTTGGTGGCGGCAGCAACCTAAACTCTAGTGTTCACAGTGGAGGCATCAACCTAAACTCTAGTGTTCACAGTGGAGGCAGCAGCCTGAGCTCTAGTGTTCATAGTGGCGGCATGGGGGGCAGTGGTATTGATAGCAGTAGAAGGGTGCTTGGCAGTAACAACTGGAATGGTGgcgggcgtggtggcggtggcagcaACAATGACAATGGCAATGGCAGTGGTGACTGGGGAAATAGAAATAGCGGTGGTAGAGGTGGCGGCCGCTGGAACAACAACGGTCGCAATGATAGTGGCAGCAGCAATGGATTTGGCGGTCGTGGTGGTCGGAATCGCCGTGACCATGACAGAGGGGGTAATTTCTCCCCAAGGAACTATTCAAGAGCTATGCCAgtgcaacagcagcagcagcagacagGTTTCTATCAGCCTGGAGCATTTCAGCGACCACCGCCGCCCCCGCCTGCTACCCATTTTATGATGCCGCCGCCTTATGGGTCATATGTTCCACCCTTTGGTTACCCTG GCGATGTACAGGCTTTTCCTTACTATCTCACACCAGTTGAGCAACAGTTCCAGAACATGCATCTTGTTCAGCAATCGATGCAGCCCTTTGGTGTTCAGCAGGATCAACAAAGTTTGCAAAATGATATTCGACATCAGATTGAGCACTATTTTAG CACCGATAATCTTTGCCATGACACATACTTGAGAGAACGCATGGATGATCAAGGATGGGTACCTATTGACCTGATCGCTAGTTTTCCAAGG